The genomic DNA TGCGCGTGCAACAAATGATCAAGACAGCTTCGCTTCTCTAGAATTGCAAATGAAAAATCAATTTGCGGATTCACCAGAATATCAAGAATACATCGCTTGGAAATAAACAAGGATAGGCATGAATAAACAACACGAGAGTCCCATTAAACGACGAGTTTCTCGGAAAATTTGGGTAGGCGATGTACCTGTTGGCGGTGATGCGCCTATCGCTGTACAATCTATGACCAATACAGAAACGACCGATGTTGCTGCAACTGTCGCCCAAATTAAGGCGCTCGAAGATGCGGGTGCTGACATCGTTCGAGTGTCTGTACCCACTATGGATGCAGCCGAAGCTTTTGGCAAAATACGCCAACAAGTGTCTGTACCGTTAATTTCTGATATCCATTTCGATCATAAAATTGCGTTGCGTGTTGCTGAGTTAGGTGTCGATTGTTTGCGCATTAACCCTGGGAATATTGGTCGTGAAGATCGTGTTCGAGAGGTGATAGCCGCAGCCCGAGATAAAAATATCCCAATCCGTATTGGTGTAAATGCTGGATCGTTAGAAAAAGATCTACAGAAAAAATACGGCGAACCTACGCCAGAAGCATTGGTTGAATCGGCCATGCGACATATCGATATTTTGGATCGATTAAACTTTCCTGATTTTAAACTAAGCCTTAAAGCGTCTGATGTGTTTATGACGGTTGCGGCTTATAGGCAAATCGCCAATCAAATTGAGCAGCCTTTACATTTAGGCATTACCGAAGCCGGTGGACTAAGAAGCGGAACCGTGAAATCAGCGGTCGGTTTAGGCATGCTACTGATGGATGGAATCGGTGATACCTTAAGAGTTTCACTCGCAGCTGATCCAGTCGAAGAGATTAAAGTAGGTTTCGATATTTTACGCAGCTTACGTTTACGTAATAAAGGCATTAATTTCATTGCATGCCCTAGCTGTTCACGTCAAAATTTTGATGTGATTGGTACGATGAATGAGCTGGAATCTCGCTTAGAAGATGTCTTGACGCCTGTAGACGTGGCCGTTATTGGTTGTGTAGTCAATGGTCCAGGAGAAGCCAAAGAAGTCGATGTCGGTGTTACCGGTGGTACGCCAAACCTAATTTATTTAAATGGTAAGCCCGATCACAAAATCACGAATGACTCCTTAGTTGATCATTTCGAATCATTAATTCGTCAAAAAGTTGCTGAAAAACAAGCGCTCGAAGACAGTATAATTGCCAAAAAATAGTAAGGAGTCTCCATTGTCTGGTTTGCAATCGTTGCGAGGCATGAATGATGTTTTGCCAAGTGAAAGTCCACTTTGGCAGTATTTAGAATCTCAAGTAAAGTCTGTTTTAGATCAATACAGCTATCGCGAAATGCGCATGCCGATCGTAGAAAGCACAGAGCTGTTTGCACGTGGTGTGGGTGAGCACACCGATGTGGTCGAAAAGGAAATGTATACCTTTTTAGATCGTAACGAAGACAGTTTAACCTTGCGTCCAGAAGGAACCGCTGGTTGCGTGCGTGCCGCATTGCAACATGGGCTCACGCACAATCAAATTCAGCGTCTTTGGTATCAAGGACCCATGTTTCGTTATGAACGACCTCAGAAAGGCCGCTACCGTCAGTTCTTTCAAATAGGTGCAGAAACTTTTGGCATAGCCAGCCCTGACATTGATGCAGAATTGATTGTCATGACGCATCGATTATTCAAAAAGCTTGGTATTTCTGATTCGTTAACGCTTCACCTAAATACGTTGGGCAGTAGCGAAGCCAGAGCGCGCTATCGCAAAGCCTTGGTTGATTATTTAGAAGGCGTAAAAGATAAGCTCGATGAAGACAGTCAGCGTCGTTTGTATGTAAACCCGATGCGAATTTTAGACAGCAAGTCTAAATCAACCCAAGCCTTGCTCGATGGTGCACCGCAATTTAAAGATTACATCGATGAAGAATCGGTTGAACATTTCGATCAATTGCGGAAACTTCTCGATGCCGCTGGCGTTGATTACGTTGTGAATCCACGCTTGGTTCGAGGGTTAGACTATTACACAAAGACAGTGTTTGAGTGGATGACCGATGCTCTTGGTGCGCAAGGAACCGTTTGCGGCGGTGGTCGTTACGATGGCTTAATTCCTTTGCTCGGCGGTAAGCCAACGCCTGGTTCTGGTTTTGCTATGGGCGTTGAGCGTTTATTGTTGTTGCTTGAAACCTTAAACGTTGTACCAGACTCTATTTACAATACTGTGGATGTTTTTATGGTGGTTGCAGGTGAACAAGCGCAATTATCGGCATTTGAATTGGCTGAGTCGGTCCGTTCATTGCCAAGTAAACCACGGTTACAAATGAATTGCGGTGGTGGCAGTTTTAAAAGTCAAATGAAAAAAGCCGATAAATCGGGCGCACAAATCGCTCTGATTCTCGGTGATGACGAAGCCAATCAAAAAATTGTTCAAGTAAAAGATTTGCGTGGCGATATGCAGCAAGAGACAGCCGCTTGGTCGGATTTAGCTGAAATCTTCGCTAAGTTCAGTATATAATCGCGGTCTTTGAATTTTTACCACAAGATCAAACATAATAATGTAAGTCAGCATGGCTGGCTTACGCATAAAGATAGCTAATAACCGATAAACTCGGTGAAATGGAGTAGAAGCGTGTACGATACCGATCAAGAACAAATAGAAGCGATTAAAGCCTGGTGGAGCGCCAATGCGAATTGGGTTATTGCCAGTGTATTAGTGTTTATTTTTGCATTCGCAGGCTGGAATTGGTACCAAGTGGATCAGCTAAACCATAAAGAAGAAGCATCTCGTTTATATGACCGCTTATTGGTGAATGTCTCAGCATCTGAGGCAGACTTAGACGAGCGCGCCAGTATGATAAGTGCGCTTAAAACAGACTATGCCGATTTAGGTTATGCTGTTATGGCAGCGCTGTTCGAAGCTAAAGATTCAGTCGAAGCCAAAGAATATAGCGCGGCGCTTAGTAGTTTAGAGTTTGCCTACGATCACGCTGACGAGTCTCTTCATGGTGTTATTTTGTATCGTAAAGCATTGGTGCAATTTGGTATGGGTGAACTCGACGCGGCATTGGCTACATTAGATGCTATAACTGGGGAAGGGCACCAAGCACTTACCTTTGAGCTTAAAGGCGATATATACCTAGCTCAAGGCAATGAAAGTGCCGCTCGCGATGCTTATCAATCAGCTGTCGATTTGAGCTCAGATCAAGGCATTAACAACCCTTACTTAGCCGTAAAATTAAATGATTTGGCTGTTGCTGAGTAATGAAAGTCCTTCAACTTTTTATCGCGGTCGGCTTTGTCGCGTTATTTGCTTCTTGCTCTTCGAGTTCTATTAAAGAGCAAGCCGCAGTCTTGCCAGAAACATTACCCAGCGAAGTAGATGTTGAGGTGCAGTGGTGGCAGGTTTTAGGTGATGAGACGGCAGATGATCGCTTTGGTAAATTAGCACCAACGGTTTTTAATAACCATGTGTTCGTACCGTTAGCCAATGGTGAAATCGTTGAGCTGAATGAGCAAGGTAAAGAGCTTAAGCGCATTAATGTAGGTGTGCCTATTAGCGCACCCATTGCTATGAGTGAAGACTTTAGCATTGCCTTAGATTTAAAAGGCAATGTAAGCGCCTTTGATAAAGAATTCAGTTTGCTTTGGAAAACACCCTTAAAAGCCATTGCAACTCGCTCGGCGGTGTTTTCAGGCGATCGAGTATTTATCCAAACAATTGATGGCCGTGTTACCGCATTAGAGCGTTTAACTGGGCGCTTACTTTGGAGTTATCAAGACGCCGAACCGTCGCTAACTTTGACAGGAACGGCTCAGCCGATTTTAGTACCCACAGCTCAAGGTGAAATATTAGCAACAGGGTTGGCAAACGGTAAGTTTATTGCGATAGAAACGCTCACCGGTAATCTTGCTTGGGAATATAGAATTGCAAAAGCCAGCGGAAAGACAGAAATGAGCCGTTTGGTCGATGTGGATTCGACCGTCGCTATAATCGATGGCTTGATAGTCGTGACAGGGTATCAAGGTGGGCTCGTCATCATAAACCCAGAAAATGGACAAATGATTGCTAATAAGCCTTTTTCCTCTTACCGTGGTGTCGCCATTGATGGCCCATTAGTATTCGGAGTGCTAGATAACAGCCACATCGTTGCCTTAGAGACAAACACCTTGGCTGAGGCTTGGGTGAACCATGATTTTGAATATCGACAAGTAAGTGAGGTTGTAGTGCTTGGTCAGTATCTGGTTATGTCCGATATAGAAGGCTACTTACACGTGCTTGATAAGAAAACGGGTCAATGGCTGGGTTCTCGTCACATCGATTGGCAAGGTTCAAATAGTTTTCCTGTACGTTTTAACGATGGAGTTCTCTTGCAGGGCTACAGTAGCCGCATAAAATACGTTACAATCCCCTAGTTCATGACGGAGGGTTCTCTCCGTCATTTATTGCTTGATTCAAATCTTCAACTAAAGTTAGCCTATATTTACTTCCACTGAGACTGTTCAAAAAGATGACACCTGTAATTGCATTAGTTGGTCGCCCCAACGTTGGAAAATCGACACTGTTTAATCGTTTCACTCGTTCAAGAGACGCATTAGTCGCCGACTTTTCCGGATTGACCCGTGACCGCAAATACGGTGATGGAAAGTTAGAAGACCGCCCATTTATTGTAATTGACACCGGTGGCGTCAGTGGCTTTGAAGAAGGCTTAGATGCCGCCATGGCCGAACAAAGCTTTGCGGCTATTGACGAAGCCGATGCGGTTTTGTTTCTAGTAGATGGTGTTACTGGCTTAACCGGCGCAGATGCCTTTTTAGCGGAACATTTGCGTAAGCAAAATAAGAAAATTTGGTTGGTTGTTAATAAAACCGATGGTCGTGACCCCGATGTTGCCATGGCAGACTTCCACGAAATGGGGTTAGGCGAACCGATTCCTATCGCGGCCACGCACAATAGAGGCGTGTTATCGCTGCTGGAGAGCGTTTTAGAAGCGTTCCCTGATGACGAAGAACGCATTGACCCAATGACCGATGACTCCATCCGAATGGCGATCATCGGTCGACCTAATGTAGGAAAATCTACATTAGTGAACAGAATGCTCGGGGAAGATAGAGTCGTTGTGTACGATCAGCCAGGCACCACCATGGATTCTATTTATATTCCATTTGAGCGCTTTGAAAAGAAGTACACCATCATCGATACAGCGGGTGTGCGTCGCCGGAAAAACATTAAAGAGGCCGTTGAGAAATTTTCGATTGTGAAGACCTTGCAGGCAATTCAAGACGCTAACGTGGTAGTGCTGGTGGTAGATGCACAAACTGGGTTAGTCGATCAAGATATGCATATGTTAGGTTTTGCCCTTGATTCTGGACGTGCGATGGTTATAGCGATCAACAAATGGGATGGCTTAGATCCATACATGAAAGACCAAGTAAAAGAAGCCATTGATCGTAAAATGCCTTTTATGGACTGGGCCGATATGCACTTTATTTCGGCAAAGCATGGCACCAACGTTGGTCATCTGTACGAATCTATTGATACGGCTTACAGTGGTGCGCGATCAAAATGGAGTACTAACCAGCTCACCAACATTATGCAAGGTGTTGTAGAAATGCATCAACCGCCGATGATTGGCGGACGCCGTATTAAACTGCGCTATGCCCACCAAGGCGGTTCAAACCCACCTGTTGTTGTTATTCACGGCAATAAGCTCGATAAGTTACCTGGCAGTTATAAGCGCTACTTAGAAAATGCTTTCCGAAAAGCGCTTAAAGTTAGAGGCACACCAATACGATTCGAATTCAAAGTAGGGGATAACCCTTACGATGACGAAGCGAAAGGTCGTCGCGCAATTAAACGGACCGATAAAGAGCGCAAGAAAAAAGGCCGTTACAGCAAATAAGCGTATTAAAAAAGCACCTCTAATTAGGTGCTTTTTTTATGCCTATCAGATTAAGAGCGGTCGGTTGTGTTAGATACGGTAGAATGAACAATGCCATTTTGTAATCGAGTTTCCAGCGTATCGCCTATGTTTAATTGCTTGGCATTGGTCACTACGTGGTTGTTTGCGAGGGTAATAGAGTAGCCGCGTTCCAATGTTGAGAGAGGTGAAAGTACATTGAGTTTAGCGATGGCTTCGGCAAAACGGGCTTGTTTTGGTTGAAGACTGGCTTGAATGGCTTTGTTAAGTCTTAAGGTGGTCTGCTTTAATTGTTTTTGATCTGAGGCAATTTGCACCATTGGGCTGGCACGGTGCAAGCGTTTTTCTAATGCCGTTAAACGCTCAGACTTTTGAGTAATAACAGAAACAGCTGCTTTGGTATTCTGACTCGAAAGCTTGACCAATGATTTGCGCCACTCTAACACTATGTTTAGAGGGCTGCGCAGCCGCTTCTTTATATGATCCAAAGAAGATTTGTGGTGGTTAATGATCATTGGCATTAATTGTTTTAAGCGAACATCGATCGCATCAAATCGTTGAATCAGTTCATACTGGTCAGGGCTCACTAGTTCAGCAGCCTGGGAGGGCGTTGCGGCACGAACATCGGCCACAAAATCTGAAATCGAGGTGTCCACTTCATGCCCAACCGCGGAAATTATCGGTAACGACGATTGGTAGATGGCACGAGCAACCGCTTCAGTATTAAAGCACCATAAGTCTTCTAATGAACCTCCGCCTCGGCCAACAATTAGAACATCGACCTCATTGCGTCGATTCGCCGTTGCAATGGCTTCAACGATCGTCGCCGTGGCTTCTTTACCTTGTACCTGAGAAGGGTAAAGCACCAACTCAATGAGGGGGTATCTGCGCTTTAAAACACTAATAACATCATGAAGGGCGGCACCCGTAGACGAAGTCACTAAGCCTACAGTTTTGATGGCCTTAGGTAATGGCTGTTTATTTGTTTCATCAAATAGGCCTTCTTGGCTGAGCTTTTCCTTTAATTGGAAAAATGCGGCTTGCAAAGCCCCTTCACCACGGGGTTGCATAGAGCTTACGATGAGCTGGTAATCACCTCGGCCTTCATAGAGGCTTAAGCGCCCGTACACTAGCACTTCATCACCAACTTTCGGCTTGTAAGTGTTTTTCGCCAACGAACCTTTAAACATAGCGCAGCGAATTTGGGCCTGGCTGTCTTTTAGTGTGAAATAAATATGTCCCGATGCTGGCTTGCTCAGAGTTGATATTTCACCTTGGACAGGAACCATTGGGTATTGGCTTTCGAGCAATTGTTTAACTTGACGGTTGAGGGCAAAAACCGTGAGTGGTGCGCTAGGTTGGTACTGGCTCATAGCAAGATGTCAGGTTTGTAGGTGTTGGTTTTATTTGACCCGCGAAAAGGCACGGTATAGAAGTACATAATAGTGCCATAAAACTTTGCGTTTTGCCAAAAATAGTTATAATGCGCCGCCAACTTGATTCAGAGATCTTTCTGAATCCCAACTGTTCCACTCCACCTTTGAGGGAAACTAAAGATGTTGCGCATTGCCCAAACCGCTTTAACCTACGATGATGTATTACTTGTCCCTGGCTATTCAGAAGTCCTACCAAAAGAAGTCTCACTAAAAACACGTTTAAGCCGCAACATTTCGTTGAATATGCCATTGGTTTCGGCCGCGATGGATACGGTAACCGAAGCTCGTCTGGCCATTGCCATGGCGCAAGAAGGCGGTATCGGTATTATTCATAAGAATATGACGCCTGAACAACAAGCACACCAAGTGCGCTTAGTGAAAAAATTTGAATCAGGTGTTGTCCGCGATCCAGTTACTATTTCGCCAAATGCAACCATTCGAGAATTGCTTGCATTGATATCTGAACACAGCTTCTCGGGTGTGCCGGTAACGTCTGGTGATGATCTTGTTGGTATCGTTACGAGCCGTGACGTGCGATTCGAGAAGAATTTGGATGCTGTAGTTTCCAGTATTATGACGGGCAAAGATAAGCTGGTGACTGTAAAAGAAGGTGAGAGCCAAGAAAAAGTTCGTGAGCTGTTGCATGAGCATCGAATCGAAAAAGTTTTGGTGGTAGATGATGCCTTTAAATTAACGGGTATGATGACCGTTAAAGATATCAATAAAGCTAAATCTTACCCACTTGCCAGTAAAGATGAATTTGGCCGACTGCGTTGCGGCGCTGCCGTTGGCACGGGTGCAGACACAGCCGACCGGGTTGAAGCTCTCGTGAATGCTGGGGTTGATGTCGTTATTGTTGATACAGCCCATGGACACAGTAAAGGCGTTATTGATCGGGTACGTTGGGTTAAAGAGAACTTCCCACAGGTAGACGTTATTGGTGGAAACATCGCCACGGCTGATGCCGCCATTGCACTTGTCGAGGCAGGCGCCGATGGCGTTAAAGTAGGAATTGGTCCTGGCTCAATCTGCACTACTCGAATCGTTGCTGGCGTAGGGGTTCCTCAAATCAGCGCCATTGCAAATGTATCCGCGGCACTAGAATCTTATGATGTGCCTCTTATAGCCGACGGCGGCATCCGTTACTCAGGCGATATTTCAAAGGCGATCGTTGCCGGAGCATCGTCAATTATGGCGGGTGGTATGTTTGCAGGTACCGATGAATCACCCGGTGAAGTCGAATTGTTCCAAGGGCGAGCTTATAAGAGCTATCGTGGAATGGGTTCAATGGGAGCGATGTCTCAATCTCAAGGTTCAAGCGATCGATACTTTCAGACAGTCGAAAGCGGCGTAGAAAAACTGGTACCAGAAGGTGTAGAAGGGCGTATAGCCGTTAAAGGGCCTATCTCATCAGTGATACACCAAATGATGGGTGGTTTGCGAGCATCGATGGGCTACACGGGCTGTAAAACAATCGAAGAGATGAGAACGAAGCCTGAGTTTGTTCAAATTACAGGTGCTGGCATGACGGAATCGCATGTTCACGATATTCAGGTTACAAAAGAAGCACCTAATTACCGCATGGGTTAAGTGCATCATCTATAGTTATTCTTATCAATAAATACCGCGCTGAAATGGCGCGGTTAATTATTTAGCCCTCTATTAAAAGGTTAGGTTATGAGCCAGGTTAATATTCATCAGCACAAAATACTGATTTTGGATTTCGGTTCGCAATACACGCAGCTGATAGCACGCCGTGTACGTGAACTAGGCGTATTTTGTGAAATTCGTGCTTATGATATGTCCGATGAAGACATTAAAGCGTTCGCGCCTAAAGGTATTATCTTATCAGGTGGACCAGAGTCTGTCGGCGCGGCTGACAGCCCACGCGCTCCAGAAATTGTTTTTAACTTAGGGTTGCCGGTATTGGGGATATGCTACGGCATGCAAACCATGGCTGAGCAACTTGGTGGTGCAGTAAGCACTTCTAACGAGCAAGAATTTGGATACGCTGAAGTTAAGGTAGAGCCCGCTGGCAAATTGTTAGCCGATCTTAAAGATCGCGAAACCTTGGGTGATTCGTTCTTAGATGTTTGGATGAGTCACGGAGATAAAGTTTCTGTGATGCCTGAAGGATTTGAATTAATGGCATCGACGCCTAGTTGCCCGATAGCCGCGATGGCAAATGATGAAAAGCAATTTTATGGCGTTCAATTTCATCCAGAAGTTACGCATACGTTGCAAGGATTAGAAATTCTTGAGCGTTTTGTGCGTACCTTGGCCGATTGCGATGCATTGTGGACTCCAGCGAATATTATTGAAGATCAAATAGAAACAGTTCGACAGCAAGTGGGCGACCGAAAGGTATTGCTGGGTCTTTCTGGTGGCGTCGATTCTTCAGTGGTTGCGGCTTTGTTGCACAAGGCCATAGGCGATCAATTAACCTGTGTGTTTGTAGATAATGGTTTGCTTCGACTCAATGAAGGCGACCAAGTCATGAAGCTTTTTGCCGATAACATGGGCGTGAAGGTTATTAGAGCCAATGCTCAATCGCGTTTTTTAAATGCGTTAAAAGGTGAATCTGATCCAGAGGCAAAACGTAAAATCATTGGTCGTGAATTTATCAGTGTATTTGATGAAGAAGCCAGCAAAATTAAAGATGTAGACTTTTTGGCACAGGGTACTATTTACCCTGATGTTATTGAATCGGCTGCCTCTAAAACCGGGAAAGCGCATGTTATTAAGTCGCACCATAATGTGGGCGGTTTACCCGATGATATGAAAATGGATTTGGTTGAACCCTTGCGTGAGTTATTCAAAGACGAAGTTCGCAAAATTGGGTTAGAGTTGGGCTTACCTTACGATATGGTTTATCGTCATCCGTTCCCAGGGCCTGGCCTAGGGGTTCGTATTTTAGGCGAGGTAAAAGAAGAGTACGCTGATATTCTTCGATTGGCGGATGCTATTTTCATGGAAGAGTTGCATAAAGCCGATTGGTACCATAAAACTTCTCAGGCCTTTGCTGTATTTATGCCAGTGAAATCGGTCGGGGTTGTCGGAGATGCACGTCGTTATGAGTGGGTGATTGGAATTAGAGCGGTTGAGACAGTCGACTTTATGACGGCACATTGGGCGCACCTTCCTTATGAATTATTAGGCCGAGTCAGTAATCGAATCATTAACGAGATTAAAGGCGTGTCACGCGTGGTTTATGATATCTCCGGGAAGCCGCCTGCAACCATTGAATGGGAATAACGATCTTCATTGTTTAATGCCCAGGGCCTGCATAAAGACTTGTAGGCCCATTTTTAACTCTAAACCCTAAGTTGAGCTCTTGTGAACAGTAAGCACGAACTTTACATGCAACGCGCGTTGGCATTGGCGCAACAAGCCGCCAGCGAAGGCGAAATTCCTATTGGTGCCGTTGTTGTTATAGAAGATCGTATCGTCGGCGAAGGCTATAATCAAACCATTCAACGCAGTGACCCAAGTGCTCATGCTGAGATGGTCGCTATTCGTGCTGCGGCGACACATATAAATAATCACCGATTGGTCAATTCTACGCTGTATGTCACCATTGAACCCTGTACAATGTGCGCCGGATTGTTGGTTCATAGTCGAATTGAACAGCTAGTTTTTGGGGCGAGAGAACCTAAGGCTGGTGCCGTTTGTTCTGCGATGAATGTTAACGACCAGACTCACTTCAATCACAATTTTCAAGTGATCGAAGGTGTTCTCGCTCAAGATTGCGCCCATGTTATGTCGAGCTTTTTTAAAGCCCGACGTCAACAGAAAAAAGCCTTAAAACAAAAGGGCACACTTTAAGCGCATTTCTTGTTGGGCGAGCCAAATTAACGATCTTTATGATGAAATGAGGTTTTCTTGAGCACGCATACACTGACGTTTAAGCAAAAATCGTTGCGCCTTTCTCCAATGTATTTGTTCTTTTTTACATTGTGGGGGGTATTTTTACCTTACTTGGGTCGATTTTTGTTGGCCCAAGGTCTATCAGAACAAGAAGTGAGCATTATCGCCGCCGTCGTGACGGGCGTGAACATGTTTGCCCCGTTCATGTTCAGTTACTTTTCTGACATGCTAGGCCGGCGTATGATTTTTATCCGGGCCGGTTATGTTATTTCCGGTGTTATGTATGCCGCAACGCTTTATGGCGAAGGTTTTTGGTATTTTTTAACGGTATTTGGCTTGTTAGCGACATTCTTAAGTGCCGTATTACCTCAAATGGAGGCCATTGCTTTAGATGTTTTAGGCTCTGAGAAAAGCCGTTATGGTCAAGTTAGGTTATGGGGGAGTGCGGGTTTTGTCATCATTGTTTGGTTACTGGGAATTCTGTTAACTACCTATTCTGTGCGTATCTTACCGATCATTGGATGCAGCTTAACGGTGTTGATGTTTGCCTCCACCTTTTTTATCAAAGAAAAGCCTCGTAAAACCAAAGAGCAGCAAGCCGAAGATGCTACTTCTAACAGGGCTTTCAAAGTCGATTGGTGGCAAGTGGTTGTATTATTGTTGGTGCTGATTTTTTGGCAGTTTGGCATGGCTCCTTACAATACGTTTTTCGATATTTATTTACAGCAGTTTGGTTATCCTGCCAGTACAATCGGGTTTCTGATGAGTTTTGGTGCCTTATGTGAAATTGCCGTGTTCTTTTTTATTGCCTCTTTCTTTAGGCGTTTCAGTGAACGCAGCCTAATGACAGTCGCTTTGGCATTAACGGTTATCAGATGGCTAATGACCTATGCGTTGCCTGAATCTTTTATCGCATTAGTGTTCGCCCAGACGTTGCACGCGGCCACTTTTGGCGTGGTTCATTCTGTTGCTATTCATCGAATTGGGCATTTGTTTCCTGATAGCAAGGCTGGTTTAGGGCAGGGGCTATATGTTGCCATTGGCACAGGTTTTGGGTTATCAGTTGGTAATGTCTTAGCTGGGCTTATTTGGACAGGCAGTGGGGTTGTCTTTATTCAAGGCGCGATATGGGCGGTACTGGCTACATTGCTGACTTGGTTTGGGTTTAAAGACAATGAGCGCGCCAATTAAGTCGCGCTTTTTTGTTTAAATCAATGGATGGCTACGCTTAGGTTTAGCCAAAGTATCACAATACATTTTTATATAGTGTTTTACTGATTTACTCCAAAGAAAACGTTGAGCCATGGCATTTGTTTGCATTTGCTGCCATAACATAGGCTTCTCATGATATACATTCAAAAGCCTCATCGTTTCTTTCAGTAAGGCTTGCTCTGTGGGTTCTTCAAAGCAAAAGCCTGTTGCCGATTTAACATTGCGTTGTGCAGCCGACAACGGTGTTACCGAGTCTTTTAGACCGCCTGTGCTTCGTACTAGTGGCAATGTGCCATATCGCAGGCTATAAATTTGATTCAGTCCGCACGGTTCAAAAATAGAAGGCATCAAAAAAGCATCACCGCCAGCTTCCATTCGATGCGAAAGACCCACGTTATAGCCGTTTATAAATCGAACTTGATCGGGATATCGATGCTGGAGACGGTCGAGCTCATCGGCCAATTTTTTATCACCTGACCCAAGAATTGCGACTTGGCATTTGGAGAATTGAAGTAAATTCCAAAGCATGGGTATAAGAAGGTGAATGCCTTTTTGGTCGGTTAAACGGCATATAGCGACCAATAATGGCGTTTCTGAACTTTCTTCTAGCCCTAATTCCTTTTGCAAATTCGCTTTGTTAGCGCTTTTACCTGGGTCAGTCGGGGTGGCGTAATGATGATTCAAATGAGAGTCTTGTTCTGGATCCCATTGACTGTAATCGCACCCGTTTAAAATGCCCGTTAACTGAGGTAACGCAGAAAACTTGAAATGAAGCCCATGGCCGCCTTCGGGAGT from Reinekea marina includes the following:
- the guaB gene encoding IMP dehydrogenase, which encodes MLRIAQTALTYDDVLLVPGYSEVLPKEVSLKTRLSRNISLNMPLVSAAMDTVTEARLAIAMAQEGGIGIIHKNMTPEQQAHQVRLVKKFESGVVRDPVTISPNATIRELLALISEHSFSGVPVTSGDDLVGIVTSRDVRFEKNLDAVVSSIMTGKDKLVTVKEGESQEKVRELLHEHRIEKVLVVDDAFKLTGMMTVKDINKAKSYPLASKDEFGRLRCGAAVGTGADTADRVEALVNAGVDVVIVDTAHGHSKGVIDRVRWVKENFPQVDVIGGNIATADAAIALVEAGADGVKVGIGPGSICTTRIVAGVGVPQISAIANVSAALESYDVPLIADGGIRYSGDISKAIVAGASSIMAGGMFAGTDESPGEVELFQGRAYKSYRGMGSMGAMSQSQGSSDRYFQTVESGVEKLVPEGVEGRIAVKGPISSVIHQMMGGLRASMGYTGCKTIEEMRTKPEFVQITGAGMTESHVHDIQVTKEAPNYRMG
- a CDS encoding MFS transporter, whose amino-acid sequence is MSTHTLTFKQKSLRLSPMYLFFFTLWGVFLPYLGRFLLAQGLSEQEVSIIAAVVTGVNMFAPFMFSYFSDMLGRRMIFIRAGYVISGVMYAATLYGEGFWYFLTVFGLLATFLSAVLPQMEAIALDVLGSEKSRYGQVRLWGSAGFVIIVWLLGILLTTYSVRILPIIGCSLTVLMFASTFFIKEKPRKTKEQQAEDATSNRAFKVDWWQVVVLLLVLIFWQFGMAPYNTFFDIYLQQFGYPASTIGFLMSFGALCEIAVFFFIASFFRRFSERSLMTVALALTVIRWLMTYALPESFIALVFAQTLHAATFGVVHSVAIHRIGHLFPDSKAGLGQGLYVAIGTGFGLSVGNVLAGLIWTGSGVVFIQGAIWAVLATLLTWFGFKDNERAN
- a CDS encoding glycogen synthase, with the translated sequence MSKSSQPLKILFIASEVEGLIKTGGLADVAYALPKTLISLGHDVRIVMPAYETTKTHWESWPSTQLHLELSAFYDCEISFRAGQHDSIPTIAIEHPTFKRLGIYDDGQHGYDDNILRFSILSKAALHYAKSEQWQPDIVHGNDWQSAMAMFYLAEHFKGDDFFKDTRSVLTLHNAAYQGHAQAHWHQTVGIHERFYQQEDFEDHGQINLLKGALSFADTVSTVSPGYAAELITPEGGHGLHFKFSALPQLTGILNGCDYSQWDPEQDSHLNHHYATPTDPGKSANKANLQKELGLEESSETPLLVAICRLTDQKGIHLLIPMLWNLLQFSKCQVAILGSGDKKLADELDRLQHRYPDQVRFINGYNVGLSHRMEAGGDAFLMPSIFEPCGLNQIYSLRYGTLPLVRSTGGLKDSVTPLSAAQRNVKSATGFCFEEPTEQALLKETMRLLNVYHEKPMLWQQMQTNAMAQRFLWSKSVKHYIKMYCDTLAKPKRSHPLI
- the guaA gene encoding glutamine-hydrolyzing GMP synthase; amino-acid sequence: MSQVNIHQHKILILDFGSQYTQLIARRVRELGVFCEIRAYDMSDEDIKAFAPKGIILSGGPESVGAADSPRAPEIVFNLGLPVLGICYGMQTMAEQLGGAVSTSNEQEFGYAEVKVEPAGKLLADLKDRETLGDSFLDVWMSHGDKVSVMPEGFELMASTPSCPIAAMANDEKQFYGVQFHPEVTHTLQGLEILERFVRTLADCDALWTPANIIEDQIETVRQQVGDRKVLLGLSGGVDSSVVAALLHKAIGDQLTCVFVDNGLLRLNEGDQVMKLFADNMGVKVIRANAQSRFLNALKGESDPEAKRKIIGREFISVFDEEASKIKDVDFLAQGTIYPDVIESAASKTGKAHVIKSHHNVGGLPDDMKMDLVEPLRELFKDEVRKIGLELGLPYDMVYRHPFPGPGLGVRILGEVKEEYADILRLADAIFMEELHKADWYHKTSQAFAVFMPVKSVGVVGDARRYEWVIGIRAVETVDFMTAHWAHLPYELLGRVSNRIINEIKGVSRVVYDISGKPPATIEWE
- the tadA gene encoding tRNA adenosine(34) deaminase TadA; translated protein: MQRALALAQQAASEGEIPIGAVVVIEDRIVGEGYNQTIQRSDPSAHAEMVAIRAAATHINNHRLVNSTLYVTIEPCTMCAGLLVHSRIEQLVFGAREPKAGAVCSAMNVNDQTHFNHNFQVIEGVLAQDCAHVMSSFFKARRQQKKALKQKGTL